The region ACCTTTAAAAATGGAACAATGATTCTAGATAAAATCAAAGGTCATGCAGATTGTATCTTAGGAGTAGGTGATTATGGAAGCAGTGCTAACTTAACACTCAATCAAGTAACGCTACAGGCAAGTAACTATACTTCACCCTATGCTTTAATTTATGTCTACAATGACAGTACCTTAAATATCGAAAACAATTCTGTTTTAAATGCCAAAAATGAAAAAAGTTTATCAGGAGGAGTGATAAAAACGAATGCCGGAAAAAATGGAAAAATTAACATCACTGACTCTACTTTAAACTTTCAAAATACTGCACGTGGCTTTTTAGATGGAACAATCAATATAAAAGATTCTACTGTCAACATGAAGGGGTTAAGCAATGGGATCAATACAACCGCTGAAGGGCTAGATTTAACCATCGACCATTCCAAACTTACAATTACCGAAAGCCTAGGACGTGCTTTAACAGTTGATGGAACAAACATAAATATTAAGAATAATTCTGTCGTTGATTTGAGCCATTCCGTTGAAGGCGACATCAGATTTAAAAATTCAGGAAAAATTCAAGTCGATCAGTCTTCTGAATTAAACTTTAAAACCGTTAAACTTGATGATCGAGGGATGGATTTAGGAAACTTAATCGCATCAGAAAAATATGACTATCAATTAGATGATCAAGGAAATGTGATCAAAATAGAAAAACCAATCACTCCAGAAACAGATATGCCTGATACAGGAGATGAGACTAATCTATCTCTTATGATTGGAATGGCCCTCATCTCTACTATCGGTCTATTATATTTCAAAAAAACGACACCTAAAAAAACAGTAGCTAAATAATAATATTCATCAAAAAAGGCGAGAAAAGATTTCATCTTCTCGCCTTTTTATTGATCCTACTTTATATTACTTTTATCTTCAATAGATGATTTCCTTTCACATCTATAAAAAACCTCTCTAAATAATTGAACCTCATGCTTCATTATATATTCCAGATTCCCATTATAGATCCCCCCTAGAAATACGTATTAATCTTGATATATAAACACCTAACCCTTCTTTAAATAAGAGTATTATCCTAACATTTATTGAAATATTTTCACATCATTAATTTCCGTTGAATCTAATCCTGAAAATTTCTCTAACGTCAGCATCACTTATAAATATCCTTTTTCTTTTAATAACATAAAAGTGTTGCGGTAAATATAGTCACTATATATATCTTCTTCGCAGCTTCCTTCCTAATTTTCTAATATTTTATTCTGTTCTTAAAGCAGTTACTGGATCTTTCCTTGCTGCTTTTTTGGCAGGGATGAACCCCCCCATTAAAGTTAGTATGATACTTAAAGCAATAAGAAGAAGTGCACTACTAAAAGGTAATGAGGCATTAACAGTATCTGTACCCGTTAAAGTGTGAATGATAGAATTTGCTGGTATTAGAAGTAACAGCGTAATTCCAATTCCAATTGTTCCTGAACATATACCGATTATAAATGTTTCTGCATTAAACACTTGAGAAATATTATGTTTTGAGGCCCCAATTGCACGAAGTATTCCGATTTCTTTAGTACGTTCCATAACTGAAATATAAGTGATAATTCCAATCATTATTGAAGATACTATTAAGGAAACTGCAACGAAAGCAATTAATACATATGAAATTACATTTATAATTGTTGTTACAGAAGACATTAAAAGTCCTACATAATCTGTATAAGTAATTTGACTTTCCTCATCAACCAATTCGTTGTATTTCCCAATATAATCAGCTATAACATCTTTGTCCTCAAAACTATCACAATATATGTTGATACTAGATGGTGCATCTAAACTTACAACACCAAAAGTTTTCATATTATCATCATAAGTTCCAGTAGATATATAATGATCATAAATCGAAAGAAGTGCCTCATCATCTAAATTTTCATCTAGTGCCGCTGCAAGTTGTGTTTCATTCATTGACATCATTTGAGATGTTGCAGTTGGATTATCTGAATAAGTGTATTGTAAAATCTGTTTAGCAAGATTAGCTTTCTCACTAACTCCTAAATGATCGATATAAGTTTTTGCATCTTTGACTTTATCTACATCATCACTAGGCGAAAATTCCATACCATTTAATACATTTAGATTCTTACTAGCTTCCTGTCCTTTTACAACCTCACTGTTATTTGTATAATCAATGATATAATCTGTTAATGCTTTTGTATAACCTACAGTATTGCTAATTAAAACAGTTTCTGTATCTTCTTTAGGACGAATAATACCTACCACTTTTAACTCAACTGCATCTTCAAGTAGATTTTTTATCTCTGAGTTATCGTCTCCAATATAATCGAAAGTACCATTATCATTTTCTACATATAAATCACAACTAGGGATCATATAAAATGTTTGAGCTATAATATCTTCATAACTTAGTTTTTGTGTATCTAAAGTAACTGTTTCTCCGTCTTCTATCTTCGATATTAATTCATTATATTCAGAAGAAGGAAGAAGTCCAAGTTTATAAAGAGTTGTGGCAGAAATCTCATTATTATGGTTAAGCACTATAACAAGCTCATTGTATTTGCTCGGCCATGAACCATATAAAACATCATAGCTATCTGTAATAGTTGAACTGATTAACTCATCTTCAGTACCTGGTAATAACTCTTCAAAATGATTAGAACTACTTGAACTCATAGCTGCCATCATTGGAGAGCTGACTGAAGCAGAAGATTGACTCCCCTCTAATGTACTACCATCTGTATTTACAAGAGTATCCTCTGAGTCATAAGTATATACATCGAATTTTGTATCGTAAGAATACACAATTCCGTTTTCACCAATATACTGGTGAATTTCATTTTCTGTATCATCTAAGTACTTTTTAAATTCTGTTAGATTATTTTCGGTAATACTTGTCGTCATCTTAGATGCCATTTCAAGTTCTGTACCATTTGAATAAACTGCATCTAAATCATGGTCAACCTCACCGCTTTTCAGTTTCTTCATATTCTCTTGTCCTGATGACATAATGCTACTTAAATCTATAGACTGAGATTGAATGGATATAGGATAAGAAGACATTGTACTTTTTTGAATATCAGAAATATAAGTATTAACTCCATTAGAAATCGATAGAATTAATGCAATCCCTATAATTCCAATAGAGCCCGCAAAAGCTGTTAATAATGTTCTTCCTTTTTTACTTTTTAAATTATTGAAAGACAATGAAAGCGATGTCGAAAATGACATTGAAGATTTACCCATATTTTCATGTCTTGCTTGCCCAAGTTGTGAAGCATCTACCTGATATGGATTAGAGTCATCTATAATTTTTCCATCACGCACTTTTACGATACGAGTAGCATACTCTTCTGCAAGCTCAGGATTATGTGTAACCATAACAACCAGTCTATCTTTTGCTACTTCTTTTAGAAGTTCCATCACTTGAACACTAGTTTCAGAATCAAGTGCACCC is a window of Turicibacter sanguinis DNA encoding:
- a CDS encoding LPXTG cell wall anchor domain-containing protein, translating into MKKHLLTNFLTILTVFMMSTMIVFANGSVEGNMTSSEFLAKSNSQGDITLSDNVALSDALKINGTNYTIDLNGHTLTLTKDSNYLTNGANVTFKNGTMILDKIKGHADCILGVGDYGSSANLTLNQVTLQASNYTSPYALIYVYNDSTLNIENNSVLNAKNEKSLSGGVIKTNAGKNGKINITDSTLNFQNTARGFLDGTINIKDSTVNMKGLSNGINTTAEGLDLTIDHSKLTITESLGRALTVDGTNINIKNNSVVDLSHSVEGDIRFKNSGKIQVDQSSELNFKTVKLDDRGMDLGNLIASEKYDYQLDDQGNVIKIEKPITPETDMPDTGDETNLSLMIGMALISTIGLLYFKKTTPKKTVAK
- a CDS encoding ABC transporter ATP-binding protein/permease, whose protein sequence is MLQIEKIHKKYITGDLVQTALNDVSLNLRDNELVAILGPSGSGKTTLLNIIGGLDHYDSGDLIINGISTKRYTDRDWDSYRNHTIGFVFQSYNLIPHQTVLSNVELALTISGVSKSERKKRAIEALEKVGLGNQLHKKPNQMSGGQMQRVAIARALINDPDILLADEPTGALDSETSVQVMELLKEVAKDRLVVMVTHNPELAEEYATRIVKVRDGKIIDDSNPYQVDASQLGQARHENMGKSSMSFSTSLSLSFNNLKSKKGRTLLTAFAGSIGIIGIALILSISNGVNTYISDIQKSTMSSYPISIQSQSIDLSSIMSSGQENMKKLKSGEVDHDLDAVYSNGTELEMASKMTTSITENNLTEFKKYLDDTENEIHQYIGENGIVYSYDTKFDVYTYDSEDTLVNTDGSTLEGSQSSASVSSPMMAAMSSSSSNHFEELLPGTEDELISSTITDSYDVLYGSWPSKYNELVIVLNHNNEISATTLYKLGLLPSSEYNELISKIEDGETVTLDTQKLSYEDIIAQTFYMIPSCDLYVENDNGTFDYIGDDNSEIKNLLEDAVELKVVGIIRPKEDTETVLISNTVGYTKALTDYIIDYTNNSEVVKGQEASKNLNVLNGMEFSPSDDVDKVKDAKTYIDHLGVSEKANLAKQILQYTYSDNPTATSQMMSMNETQLAAALDENLDDEALLSIYDHYISTGTYDDNMKTFGVVSLDAPSSINIYCDSFEDKDVIADYIGKYNELVDEESQITYTDYVGLLMSSVTTIINVISYVLIAFVAVSLIVSSIMIGIITYISVMERTKEIGILRAIGASKHNISQVFNAETFIIGICSGTIGIGITLLLLIPANSIIHTLTGTDTVNASLPFSSALLLIALSIILTLMGGFIPAKKAARKDPVTALRTE